In Cupriavidus basilensis, the following proteins share a genomic window:
- a CDS encoding branched-chain amino acid ABC transporter permease — protein MLIQQLLNGLVMGSTYAVFALGFTLLFGVNHIMNMAYGSLFMWGSFAGLYAATLFKAPFFVSMLVGMLAGGVLSIALDLVAFRPLRRRHAPDFSYILASIGASLVMLALAQKVSNTSVMQFPEGTFPIVVYEFLGLQIQLLQIIIVGAGMVIVAGLVYALYGTGMGRRIRCVAYSEATARLLGINAEWVNAQVFFISGALAGLAGVLIGVAFNSIHFMMGESFLMRAFVVIIVGGLGSIPGALAGGILIGVVQSLAYAYISSAAADGIAFVVLFLIILIRPTGLFGQASAVVRVQRV, from the coding sequence GTGCTGATCCAGCAACTTCTCAACGGCCTGGTCATGGGCAGCACGTACGCCGTGTTCGCGCTCGGTTTCACCTTGCTGTTCGGGGTGAACCACATCATGAACATGGCCTACGGCTCCCTGTTCATGTGGGGCAGCTTCGCCGGCCTCTACGCCGCCACCCTGTTCAAGGCACCCTTTTTTGTATCGATGCTGGTTGGCATGCTGGCCGGCGGTGTACTGTCCATCGCGCTTGACCTAGTGGCATTCCGCCCCCTGCGTCGCCGACATGCGCCCGACTTCTCCTACATCCTGGCCTCGATCGGCGCTAGCCTGGTAATGCTGGCGCTCGCGCAGAAGGTGTCCAACACGTCGGTGATGCAGTTTCCCGAAGGGACGTTCCCCATCGTCGTGTATGAGTTCCTGGGACTGCAGATCCAGCTGCTGCAGATCATCATCGTCGGCGCCGGCATGGTGATCGTCGCTGGCCTGGTCTATGCGCTGTACGGCACCGGCATGGGACGCAGGATTCGCTGCGTCGCCTATTCGGAAGCTACCGCGCGGCTATTGGGCATCAATGCCGAGTGGGTCAACGCACAGGTGTTCTTTATCTCCGGCGCCCTGGCGGGCCTTGCAGGCGTGCTGATCGGCGTGGCCTTCAACTCGATCCACTTCATGATGGGCGAGTCCTTCCTGATGCGGGCCTTCGTCGTCATCATCGTCGGCGGCCTCGGGAGCATTCCCGGCGCCCTGGCAGGCGGGATCCTGATCGGTGTGGTCCAGTCGCTGGCCTATGCCTATATCTCGTCGGCCGCCGCCGACGGTATCGCCTTCGTGGTGCTGTTTCTCATCATCCTGATCCGCCCGACCGGCCTGTTCGGCCAGGCCAGCGCGGTCGTGCGGGTGCAGCGCGTATGA